DNA sequence from the Acidobacteriota bacterium genome:
GTTACCGGTCTGTTCACTGACACTAAAATCAATTCACAGTTCCAGAGCTCGTCGGCCGACGTGGGCATTCAGGTTTGCGTAGACGTCAAAGACGGCAATGGCAATACGGTTTCAAACGCCGTATTTGGCGGCGACAGCAATGGATGTGTGGTCTACGATCAGCGCTTCCAGCAGATCAGCAGCGGCCTCTTCAATCAGATAAGCTCGTGCGTGCCGACGGTCACGGCCACGGCTTGCACGACGGATGCTGATTGCAGCGCTCTCAACACCGGTGGCAACACCGCCTTCTGCAACAACCCCACGGGAGGCGCGGGCGCTGGACTCTGTGAAACCTTCCCTTCGACCTGCAACTTCGAGCTGATCCTGAGCACTCTTTCAGCGCATGCTTACAACTTTATCGTCGTCCCGCCCGCACAGGGGACGTATTCCATTTCGGCAAACTGGTCGCTTATCGGCGTCAACACGTCCGGTAGCGCCAATGTGGCCGCCTGCACCGGCCCTGGCACCCTCACAGCTTTACAAGCCAAGGTGTTCAACAATAGCGGCTCTCTGCCTTAATAACCTACAGGCAGCAACAACACCGCTTGCTTGGGCCAGCCCCTGCGCTGCCCCGCCGGGGGCTGGGCCTTCTTTTTGATCACAATGTCCGGGTTCTGACTGGCACGAGCCACCCCAAGGGAGATAAACAGGAACAATGAAATTACGATATCTGGGAACTGCATTTTGCGTGAGCGCGGCCCTTGCCTGCTCGGCGTGGGGGTTCGCTCAAGATGGCGCCGCCAGGAACAGCGTGGCGGGCGAGCGCTCGTCCTCTAGTCCTGCGACGTGCCCCGTGCCCGCGTCGGGCGCGGAAAGCAAAGCCGACCAACCGATCGCTGTTGTCGCCGGAAAACCCGTTTACCGTCACGACTTGTCGGGGAATGCAGCCGCACAAATGCTCCAAATCCGGCAGCAGGAGTACAAGATTCAAAGTGACGCCCTGGATGCGCTGATTCGCCAGAAGGTGGTGGAGGAGGAAGCGGAAAAGCAGGGAATTTCCGTTGATAAGCTGTATGAGAAGGAGGTGGACTCGAGGGTTCCTGATCCCTCGAAAGCCGAGGTCAGGGGTTACTATCTCGCGGTCGGGCACCAGGTCAACCAGCCATTCGAGAAGGCCGAGCCGCAGCTTGCGAAAGTTGTGAAGACGCTTGAAATCCAGCAGGCCCGGGAAAATTACGCGGATTCTCTCCGTTCAAGGGCCGATGTCGCCATTCTCCTTCAGCCTCCGACCGTCGAGACTGGCAGGAACGATCCCTTGAGAGTTGAGGGGAATCCACACGCGCCAATTACAATCGTGGAATTTGCCGATTATCAATGCCCGTTTTGCGGCCGGGCGGAGTCTACGGTCACGGACCTCCTGAAAAAATACAATGGCAAGGTGAACCTTGCTTTCCGCGACTTCCCGCTTTCAACCATTCATCCTTACGCTGCCGGGGCGGCGGAAGCCTCCCGCTGCGCCGAAGCGCAGGGCAAGTTCTGGCCCATGCATGACGCGATGTACGCCGATCAGTCAAAGCTCACTGAAGCCGACGTGCTGGAAACCGCCGTGCGCCTTGGCATGGATCGGAGCTCTTTCGCCGCCTGCCTGAAGTCAGACAGATATAAAGCCGCAATCCAGGAGGACGTCGAAGCCGGGCAGCAAGCCGGCGTGACGGGAACACCGGCGTTCTTCATTAACGGGCGTTTCCTGAACGGATCGGTCCCGGAGGCGCAGTTCGAGCAAATCATCAAGGCAGAACTTGCCGCTTTTAAATAAAAACGAGGGAAAGCGCGACTGGCGGCCCGCCGACGAAGCAGTATCAACACGATAGTTGATTGTTCTTTTGAGGGGCAGCTACGGAAAGCGCGCAACCTTACGGTATTCAGATCCTCCCGTCAGCAGGCGGCTCTCCCAGAGGAAGAATTCTGAGACTTCAAAGGACCCCAGAAGCGGGTTTTCATGGACGGCCACAAACGCCTCAAGCCTTTGTTGCGGGCGGGGCGTCTTGAAGCGCGCGAGAGTCAGGTGGGGTCTAAAGGGACGCCCTTCCGGCGGGAACCCGAGAGGCGCCATCGCGTTCTCGACTTCCATCGCCAGCCGGGCAAGGCCAGGCGAAGCCTCAAGGCCGGCCCAGAATACCTTGGGTTGGCGGGCGTCCGGAAAAAATCCGAAACCGTGGATCCCGAGAATAAATTTCTCAAACCGTTCCATCTGGCTGAGCGCCTCCTTCACCTGGGCTTCCTGCATGTCAGAAATATCGCCCAGGAATTTTAGAGTCAGATGGATCCCTTCGGGCCGTGTCCAACGGGCGTCCATGCACAACGTGCGAAAGCGGGCCTGCTCGCGCGCCAGCGCGTCGCGGATGAAATCCGGCAACTCTATCGCAATGAATGCTCGCATGTCTTGACCTGGATTCAAAAGAACAGAACAGAGGGCAGAATGTTGCTATTTTCTGATTCTGCGCCGAAGCATCTCCAAAGCAAACTGCGAGGAAAGCAGCCGGACGCGTTCACGGTCGCCGGGAAAGCGGAATTCGCGCACTTCTGTCCCGCGCTCATCGGCGACGGCGATGAAGACCATGCCAACGGGCTTTTCCTCGGTCCCACCCCCAGGCCCGGCGACGCCGGTGATTCCGACGCCGATGGATGAATTGGTCTTGCGCCGGATTCCTTCCGCCAGCGCCTGCGCGACGGGTTTGGAAACTGCTCCATAGGTTTCCAGCAGCCTTGGGGATACCGCTGCAAATTTGGTCTTGAGCGCATTGCTGTAGCAGACCGTCCCACCGAGGTAATACTCGGAGCTTCCCGCGACGCGCGTAATCCTTTCGCCCAGCAGCCCGCCCGTGCAGCTTTCGGCGGTGGCAAGGGTTTTCTGCCTCATCACCAGATACATTCCTACCACCTCTTCCAGCGTCTCGCCTCTGGTAGAAAAAATATGGTCGCCCAGCGCAGGCTCGATTTTTTCCGTGAGCTCATCCAGCAGGCCGTCCGCTTCCTCCTGCGTTGCAGCGTGAGCGCTCAGGTGGACTTCAATGGCCGCGCCTGTGGAGAGGATAGTGGTTGAAGGGTTGCTGTAAGGCTTGTAAATCGGCGAGATCCGCTCGTCCACTTCAGATTCCGGCAGTCCGGCCACTTTAAGGACGCGGGTCCGAATCTGACTGCCCGGCACGCGGTTCCTGAGGCGTGGTATACACTGATCGTCAAACATTGCCTCCAGTTCACGCGGCGGCCCGGGAAGCATGATGATTATTTTGCCTTCATGCTCGATCCAGATTCCCGGAGCAGTGCCTTTTTGGTTGGGCAGCCATTCGGCTCCTTCCGGCACAAGAGCCTGGCGCGCGTTGTTGGCCGGCATTTTGCGGCCTGTGCGAGCGTAGCGCGCGGCGATGCTTTGCATGATTTCCGGGACTTCGTGAAGCACGAGACCCAGTACGTTTGCGGCAACCTGGCGGTTGATGTCGTCCTCGGTGGGGCCAAGCCCTCCTACCAGGATGACCAGTTTGCTGCGCTCGAGCGCTGTGCGGAAGGCGGAACCAAGCCGGCGGGCGTCATCGCCCACAACGGTTTTGAACCGAACCTCGATGCCGAGAGAATTCAGCTTGCCGGTAAGATAGAGGGAGTCTGTATCATGGCGATAAGGAGTAAGCAGCTCCGAGCCGACGGCAATGATTTCTGCATCCATTCTGGGTTAGCGAAGAGCGGCCGGAAGCAACCGACGGTCCGTCGGATACAAGATTGCATGGGCCACACCGGGTTGTCCTTGTCAATTCCCGCTCGGCTTCAGTAAAGGCAGGCCTTCGATTCCCATGAACAACTCCACCAGAGAGTTGTTTGTGGCCACAATCATCGTCCGGCGCGGTGTAAAGGCGAGCCCTACGATGTTGTATCCGGAGACACACAGCTCGGCCTTACCCTCGGGCGTGATTCGCACGACTCCTCTTTGCCCTGAAAGTGACGCCGCAACGTAGAGATTGCCGGAGGCGTCAAAGGCCATTCCCTGGGGGCGCCCCAGGCCGCGGTAGAACCGGGTGACCGCGCCGGCGGGTGATACACAGTAGATGCTGTCAAAGCTTGATGTCGTAGGGCCTGTGATGTACAGGTTGCTCTCCGGTCCGAATGCCAGATGATAGGCAGAAACGCTCGGCTCGAGAGTTGCGAACACAAAAATCTGCCGGTCAGGGCTGATCTTAAAAATCGTGCCGGTACGGTCGCCCGCGTAGAGATTACCGAGCTTGTCGAACGCCAGGCCCGTTGCTACACCCATACCCTCCGCGTAGGTGGTGACTTCGCCTTCCGGATTAACCTGATAGATGGTGCCTTCCATGCGGCTGGAGATGTAGAGCAGGCCGTCACGGCCAAATGCCAGCCCCGTCGGGTTCAACATTTCGCTGACGAAAGGCTTAACGACATGCTGGTTTGTGATTTTGAAGACTGAAACAGGGACTTTCTGTCCGCGGCTGCCGCTGAAAGTGGAAAAGATATTTCCCTCTTCATCGACTGCCGGGTTGGCGACAGGATGAAGCACGTCGGTGAGAAGTATGCCCACGGCCACCGTCGTCGGAGGAGTTGTGGCGCTTCCCGTGTCAATGGTGAGTTCGCCGCTTACTACGCCGTCAGGTACGCGCACCACCAGGCGGCTTGGAGAACTCAGCAACAAGCTTCCGGATTGGTCACCGAACCGGACGGTGGGACGGCTGTTGCCGTTCGAGATGAATCCCTTGCCGCGGATTGAAATTTCGCCCCCGGGAATTGCCGCCTGCGGCGTTACACGTTCGACCAGAGGTTTGGCTGCGGGTCTGTGCGCCTTGCCCGTAACACGGCCGGATTTAGTGCCCTTATTCCACAAGGTCATCGCACTATGTAACCTAAAAGCGCGAGCGCCAACATTGCATATACGCCCGCAAAAACATCATCTACCATGATACCCCAACCACCGGGCAAACGCTCTGCCCGGCTAACTGGAAACGGCTTTGTAACGTCAAAAACTCTGAACAGCCCAAACCCGGCGAGGAGTAATTTCCAGGAGGCATGCGGAACCAGAAGAAACGTCACCATCTGTCCCACGACTTCATCGATCACTACGTGCCCGGGGTCTGTCCGTCCAAAAAACTTTTCACTCTGCCCAGCCGCCCACACGCCGACGATAAAAATGAGGGCCGCTGCCAGGACCAGCAGCGTATTGCGCCCTTTGTTCGTTACCGGCATTCCATCCAATGCCGCCACGATGGCGATGCCCACGGCAGATCCAACGGTGCCCGGCGCAAAAGGAAAATAACCAATGCCTGCCACCGATGCGACCCAAACAGCCGGAGTCAACTTCTTCTCAGTGGTCATTTCCGTTGTCACCGTTGTCGTTGTCCTCTGCGGCAGGTTCGCGGCGGTCCTGCGGCCCGCTGCTGGCGTCAGGAACGCGGTACCGGCCCTCCAGCCAGTTGTCAAGGTCAATGAGCTTGCATCGCTCGCTGCAGAAAGGCCGGAAGGGGTTCCCTGCGTATGGGACTTCCTGTTTACAGATGGGGCACCGCATGACCCCTCGTTGAAACACGTTCGACGGGCGGTCCGATCTGGACCAGGTCCCGTCGCGTCAAATTGCCTGCTGTTGCATCGTCGGGGGCGGCGAGGACGGTTTCTTCAAGCCGCGCCACCAGATCATAATCACAGCTCTCGGTGATCGTGGCCCAGCGGAATTGTCCGGCCCTCGGTTCAGGTCCGACAAAATCGTTGATGTAAACCTGGCCGTCAATGCCGGGCGCCTGGGCTTCCAGCCGCCCCTGGAACAGCCATTCGGATTCTTCCGAAATTCCTTCCACCAGGACGGGCAAAACCTCTCCCACTTTTTCGCGCATCCTGCGGCGCGAAATCCTGCGCTGCGCCGCCATCAACTTTTTCCGCCTGCGCCGCGCGACTGCCGCCGGGACCTGCTGAGGGTAGTTGCAGGAACCGCACGTCTCCTCATTCGAGTAGAGGAAAACGCCGAGATGGTCAAACTCAGCTTCCGTGACAAAATCCAACACGTCCTGGAAATCTTCCTCGGTCTCTCCCGGGAACCCAACAATCAGGGAAGTGCGCAATGCTGCTTCAGGGACCGCCGAGCGGATTTTCTCCAGCATTTTCAGGAAATGTTTTCCGCTTGAACCGCGCCGCATCTCCTTCAGCACCTTCCGGCTGGCATGCTGAAGCGGGATGTCAAAATATTTCGCCACTTTGGGCGTCTGCGCAACGGCCTCGATCAGCGCATCGGTTACGCGGTTGGGATAGCAATAGAGAAAGCGCACCCAGACCAGTCCCGGAATTCGGCCCAGTTCCCGCAGCAGCAGCGGCAATCCATCGCGGATTCCCAGGTCCTCGCCATAGCTGGTGGTGTCCTGTCCCACCAGGGTGATTTCTCTCACACCCTGCGCGGCAAGCTGCCCGGCCTCACGCACCACGGATTCAAACCGCCGTGAGCGGAAGCGGCCCCGCATTTGCGGAATCACGCAGAATGAGCAGGGGTGATCGCAGCCCTCGGCGATCTTGATGTAAGCGGAGTACGACGGCGTAGTAAGAATTCTCGGGGTGAATTCGTGGTAAAGGTACGGCCCGGCATCCTGCTGCGATTCGCGTCCTTCGCCGTCCAGTTGGCAGGCTTCAAGGACGCGCTCCAGTTCATTCGTGCCGATCACAAAATCAACTTCCGGGATTTCTTTCAGGATCTGCTGCCGATAGCGTTCCACAAGGCATCCGGCCACCACAAGTTTTTTTGCCTCTCCCGATTTCTTGTGCTCCGCCATCTCCAGAATCGTGTTGATGGATTCCTGCTTGGCGGGCTCTATAAAGCTGCAGGTGTTGACCACCAGGATGTCGGCATCCTCAGCGCGCGGAGTCAGTTCGTATCCCTGCCGCGCAAGCAATCCCAGCATCACTTCGCTATCAACCAGGTTCTTGGGGCAGCCCAGGCTGACCATTCCTACTTTTGGCATAATATGTTTGGGACCCTGCCTCAAAACGTTATCGAGATAACAAAAATTTTATCACATCTCGGCAGCGGGCTAAGGCCCTGTGGGAGTCTTCTTCCAGATTAGAACGTTCCGGTCGGTGGTGGCCGCCACGTAGTTTCCGTCAGGCGAAAAGCAGACGGTATTGATCGGTGAACGGCTTTCGCTGAGCGTCTGGATGGCCTTGCCGCCATCGACGGACCAGATCCGCACCGTCTGGTCTTCTCCTCCTGACACCACCCATCGAGCGTCCGGCGAAAATTCCGCCCAGCGCACAGGGCCCTTGTGGCCGGAGAGCGTCTCAAGCAATTTCCAATCCGGGACTGACCATATCCTGACCACCCCGTCTTCGCTGGCAGTCACCACCCGTTTGCCGTCTGTTGAAAATCGTATGCAAAGAACGGTGTCCTGGAACCCGGAGAGGACATCGACAAACTTCTGCTCGTTTAGTTGCACCACGATGGGGTTCGGAGAGCCGCCTCCGGCAATCTGCGCCAGCAGCAGCCAGTGCCCGTCGGGGGAAAAGGCGTAGAGGTGCGGCTCCCGGGTTAGTTCCGGTACTTTAACCTCGATCGCCTTGCTGCTGATCGGGCTCCAGAGTATAAATGAACTGTCTTTGTACATCCCCACATGTTTGATTTGAGGAAAATATCGCGGACGCCCAAAACCTCCGCCCGATCCGAAAGTAACAGCCTTCCCGTCCAGCGCGTCCTGCTGAATGTTCCACCTGAATCCGAGCAGAGGGGTCGGATAATCTTCCCCCTTCTTCCCCCGGAAAATTCCCGTACCGAGCAGTAGCAGCGTGTTGGCGTCCAGGAAGCTTGCCGACTGAATATCCAGGTCGTGAAGGTCCTTGATCGCGGGGCGGAGTACTTTGTCGATGCTGATGTTTCCTCCGGCCAGGTTATCCACCACAACCTTTTCTTTGTTGACCAGAGCGAGGGCCGTACTGTCAGGCGAAAAAGCACCTGCTGGAGAAGAGTTCAAGGTGAGATGCCCTTCTACGTTTCCGACGTTCACCCATACGTAGTTCTCCTGGGATGACGGCACCATTTCAACCTGGCTGCCGCGTGGGCGGGCGTGCAACGTCGATATGTTATAGAAAAGAGCTGCGAGGGCAAGGACGCCGGCAGCGCTGGCCCGGGCTCTGGTGATGGAGCGGTGTGTGGCGGTCAAACGACGGCTCCTTCGGAAATCCTTCCGACCAGTTCGCGGTCAGCCTCAAGAAAATTGTACGCGGCCAGTTCCCCGCGCGGGACCCATTCGATAGATTCGAAAACCCGGTTGGCTATGTCTCCACGATAAGAGTCAATGCGAAAAAAAATGACCTCGACATAGCGGTCGGGATAGCGATGCCGCAGGCGGTAGACTTCCGCGCCAACCTTGGCATCGATTCCCAGTTCCTCGCGTAGTTCGCGTTCGAGAGAGGCTCCCAGTTCTTCGCTGTCCTTGACTTTCCCGCCGGGGAATTCCCACTGCAACCCGTATGGATCTGAGCGGTGACGCTGGCAGATCAGGATTTCCTGCCCTCGCACCAATATCCCCGCTGTTACCAGAATAGGCTTTCGGTCGCTCATGAAAGAAATTCCATTTTATCAGTTTCGCCGGCCAGGCCTTGATGCCAGGAGATGGGCGCAAGCAGTATTTCCGCCTATAGTGGCGGGATAATATCGCCGCTGCGCGCCTCAGGATTACGCAACGCCGTCACTCCGCGTTCAGTTTCTTGCCCCGCACGCTACGTTTTGACAATCCACCCATCATAGACTTAGATGCGCGGCCTGCGCCACCCGCGGGCCTCACCGCCCGAATCTGCCCGGGCGCGCGGGTGTATACTTTTCTACGGGACAAAATCCTGATTCGCATTTTCGAAACAGCCACCCTTCATCGCGGAAAGGAGACCGTTCAACATGTCAGGCGTATACAAAATCACCGAACTGGTTGGAACATCACCCCAAAGTTTTGCTGAAGCGACAAGAGCCGCCGTTGCCGAAGCCGCCAAGAGCGTCCGCCACATGGACTGGCTTGAGGTGATTGGCCAGAGCGCCCGCATCAAAGAAGGGAAGATCGAAGAGTTTCAGGTCAAAGTCAAGATCGGCTTTAAGATCGAGCGTTAAATCTCAAACCACGGCCCCGGTAAAGACACGGTAAATGGCTGTCGAAAAGCTTCTTCCATGGCCATGTCTGTGGTGTGTTTGCAAGAGGTCCATGCATTTTCCACAGGCGGCGGCATGGCAAAGGCATCGTTCCAATGAGGAAGGAACGCATTGAGCCTGGCTTGCCTTCGTCGGAAGCTGTCGGCCGTGGACGCATTCTCCGTCCAAAACTCTGCCAACTGAGTCCAAATTGTGCATCACTTGGAGGGCGAGTGTCAGCATTCGGGGACTGTTTATCAACTAGGTTACTATTAAGTATACGCTTAGAAAAGACCTATGTGTTTTCGATTGTGCGGGATGCGCTAAACGGTTGGACTTTGGCGGAAGGATTGCTATAAACAATGCCGGACCCTGAATTCGGGGGGCGAGTACTTTGGGATCGGTCCTGAAGTCCTAATGCCTGACCAGCAACTCGCTCCCCGAAACCCGGCATTTAGAGGTTTTCATGGACCCGAAAACCGACACCATTGAAACCAGGGTTTATCGCCGCGGACGGAACCGTGATGTTCTCTGCCGCTTGACCTATCACATCACACCTTATCGCGAAGGCCTGGTACGCTGGTTCCTGGTCGCCATCGAGGAACTGGAATAGGTGGGCATCTGTAACCGCCCGGCTTTTCCCGCAGCGATGCTCCATCTGATCATAGCGGTTCATTCACTCCTGCGTCGGGTTTACTCGCAGTACCGCTGAGCCGCGGATCGCGTCGTTTTTCAGATGGTCAAGGGCGCGGTTCGCGTCTCTCAGCGGAAAAACTTCTACTTGAGTCCTGATGGGAATTTCGGCGGCGATGCGCAGAAAATCTTCGCCGTCCTGCCGCGTGTTGTTGGCTACACTTCGGACCACTCTCTCGTGGTAAAGCAATTCGTAATCAATGGGTGGCGTGGGGCTCATGTGGATCCCCGCCAGCACCACCGTCCCGCCCTTTCTCAAAGCTTTGAGGGCCACGGGAATAATCTCTCCAGCCGGGGCAAAAACGATCGCGGCGTCCATCTTCACTGGTGGCTCGGCAAGCGCTCCGCCTGCCCATTCGGCGCCCAGCTCCATCGCCAGTTTCTGGTGCTCCCCGTTGCGCGTGGCAGCATATACCTTTACGCCCCAGTGGCGCGCCACCTGGATGGCGACGTGCGCGGCCGACCCAAACCCGTAAAATCCCAGCCTGCCTCCGCGCCCGATCCCTGA
Encoded proteins:
- a CDS encoding dodecin domain-containing protein, with the translated sequence MSGVYKITELVGTSPQSFAEATRAAVAEAAKSVRHMDWLEVIGQSARIKEGKIEEFQVKVKIGFKIER
- the thpR gene encoding RNA 2',3'-cyclic phosphodiesterase, translating into MRAFIAIELPDFIRDALAREQARFRTLCMDARWTRPEGIHLTLKFLGDISDMQEAQVKEALSQMERFEKFILGIHGFGFFPDARQPKVFWAGLEASPGLARLAMEVENAMAPLGFPPEGRPFRPHLTLARFKTPRPQQRLEAFVAVHENPLLGSFEVSEFFLWESRLLTGGSEYRKVARFP
- a CDS encoding phosphatidylglycerophosphatase A is translated as MTTEKKLTPAVWVASVAGIGYFPFAPGTVGSAVGIAIVAALDGMPVTNKGRNTLLVLAAALIFIVGVWAAGQSEKFFGRTDPGHVVIDEVVGQMVTFLLVPHASWKLLLAGFGLFRVFDVTKPFPVSRAERLPGGWGIMVDDVFAGVYAMLALALLGYIVR
- a CDS encoding zinc-binding alcohol dehydrogenase family protein — its product is MKACVLNSTGKIETHPLALTDVAMPEPVGDELLVQVSACGVCRTDLHVIEGELLQRKMPVIPGHQVVGIVKKAGERVRRFKPGDRVGIAWLHQTDGTCEYCRAGKENLCDNAKFTGYTVDGGYAEYALAAEQFTYPIPEGFPDEQAAPLLCAGIIGFRSLRLSGIGRGGRLGFYGFGSAAHVAIQVARHWGVKVYAATRNGEHQKLAMELGAEWAGGALAEPPVKMDAAIVFAPAGEIIPVALKALRKGGTVVLAGIHMSPTPPIDYELLYHERVVRSVANNTRQDGEDFLRIAAEIPIRTQVEVFPLRDANRALDHLKNDAIRGSAVLRVNPTQE
- a CDS encoding gluconolaconase is translated as MTLWNKGTKSGRVTGKAHRPAAKPLVERVTPQAAIPGGEISIRGKGFISNGNSRPTVRFGDQSGSLLLSSPSRLVVRVPDGVVSGELTIDTGSATTPPTTVAVGILLTDVLHPVANPAVDEEGNIFSTFSGSRGQKVPVSVFKITNQHVVKPFVSEMLNPTGLAFGRDGLLYISSRMEGTIYQVNPEGEVTTYAEGMGVATGLAFDKLGNLYAGDRTGTIFKISPDRQIFVFATLEPSVSAYHLAFGPESNLYITGPTTSSFDSIYCVSPAGAVTRFYRGLGRPQGMAFDASGNLYVAASLSGQRGVVRITPEGKAELCVSGYNIVGLAFTPRRTMIVATNNSLVELFMGIEGLPLLKPSGN
- a CDS encoding competence/damage-inducible protein A — encoded protein: MDAEIIAVGSELLTPYRHDTDSLYLTGKLNSLGIEVRFKTVVGDDARRLGSAFRTALERSKLVILVGGLGPTEDDINRQVAANVLGLVLHEVPEIMQSIAARYARTGRKMPANNARQALVPEGAEWLPNQKGTAPGIWIEHEGKIIIMLPGPPRELEAMFDDQCIPRLRNRVPGSQIRTRVLKVAGLPESEVDERISPIYKPYSNPSTTILSTGAAIEVHLSAHAATQEEADGLLDELTEKIEPALGDHIFSTRGETLEEVVGMYLVMRQKTLATAESCTGGLLGERITRVAGSSEYYLGGTVCYSNALKTKFAAVSPRLLETYGAVSKPVAQALAEGIRRKTNSSIGVGITGVAGPGGGTEEKPVGMVFIAVADERGTEVREFRFPGDRERVRLLSSQFALEMLRRRIRK
- the yacG gene encoding DNA gyrase inhibitor YacG, whose translation is MRCPICKQEVPYAGNPFRPFCSERCKLIDLDNWLEGRYRVPDASSGPQDRREPAAEDNDNGDNGNDH
- the rimO gene encoding 30S ribosomal protein S12 methylthiotransferase RimO; its protein translation is MPKVGMVSLGCPKNLVDSEVMLGLLARQGYELTPRAEDADILVVNTCSFIEPAKQESINTILEMAEHKKSGEAKKLVVAGCLVERYRQQILKEIPEVDFVIGTNELERVLEACQLDGEGRESQQDAGPYLYHEFTPRILTTPSYSAYIKIAEGCDHPCSFCVIPQMRGRFRSRRFESVVREAGQLAAQGVREITLVGQDTTSYGEDLGIRDGLPLLLRELGRIPGLVWVRFLYCYPNRVTDALIEAVAQTPKVAKYFDIPLQHASRKVLKEMRRGSSGKHFLKMLEKIRSAVPEAALRTSLIVGFPGETEEDFQDVLDFVTEAEFDHLGVFLYSNEETCGSCNYPQQVPAAVARRRRKKLMAAQRRISRRRMREKVGEVLPVLVEGISEESEWLFQGRLEAQAPGIDGQVYINDFVGPEPRAGQFRWATITESCDYDLVARLEETVLAAPDDATAGNLTRRDLVQIGPPVERVSTRGHAVPHL
- a CDS encoding (deoxy)nucleoside triphosphate pyrophosphohydrolase; its protein translation is MSDRKPILVTAGILVRGQEILICQRHRSDPYGLQWEFPGGKVKDSEELGASLERELREELGIDAKVGAEVYRLRHRYPDRYVEVIFFRIDSYRGDIANRVFESIEWVPRGELAAYNFLEADRELVGRISEGAVV